The genomic region TGCACAGCCCGGTGCGCAGCATCAGCTCGCCCAGCGTGGACTGCGCCTCGCCCGGCACGTGGCTGTAACTGTAGCCGCTCTCCAGCTGCAGGATGCCCGGCGGCACACTGTTCACGTCATCCGCGAAATCCGGGCGGTCGCTGGAGAGGGTGTAGTCTGCGGCCGCGGCGCTTTGCAGCGATAGTACGAGGCCCAGCAGAGTCGTGACGGCAATCCCGGCCGTCTTTGTCAGGCTGTTGGAAATTGTATTCCTTTGCATGGATCCTCCCGGCTCCGGTTGAAGTTGGGTTGTACTGATTGAGAATGATTCTCTTTCTTATATAACCATTGCAGCCGAAAAATGCAAGTCTTATTTAAGCTAATTCATTTTTACATCCGCGCCAAAGCCCGTGGGCCGACCCGGGCATATTAAGCCTCTTGACGGAGCCCGCCGCGGCTGATAGCATTCTAATGTTTTCGAAGCCTCCAACCTGCACAGGGAGCCGCTATGACCCCGCAGAAACCAGCAATCGGGCGCCGGCGTTTTCTGGCCGCGGCCGGAGGCGCGCTGGCGCTGCCGGTCCTCGGCCTGGAGGACCTTCACGCCCGTGCCGAAGGAGAACCGATGCTACCAACACCGCCGCCGTTCGGCGAGGTCTCGCACCTCGGCTGGGTGGTAAAAGACCTGGATAAAACAGTCGCCTACTGGGAAAAGGCCGGTCTCGGCTCGTTCTCCGTGGACAGGGACCAAGCCATCCGCGGGCAGTACCGTGGCAAGCCGCTGGACATCCGCCTGCGCTGGGCCTGGGCCACTCTGGGCGGCGTGGGGATCGAGCTGTTCCAGCCCGCCGCGGGCGAGAGCCTCTACCACGAGTACGCCGCCAGGCACGGCGAGGGCGTGCAGCACCTGGCGTTCAGCCTGGAAAGCCCGGAGGCCCTGGAGGCGGCTGTCGAACGCGCCGACGCGGCCGGGGTGACAGTGGCGCAGCGCGGCACGTTCAAGAACGCCGGTGGCGAGGGTCTTTTCGCTTATCTGGATACCGAACCGACCGGCGGCCTCACGTTCGAGCTGGTCTACGACCCGAACCAGCTCCGCGAGCGCAGCTCCGGCGCCGCGCCGCACGAGGACCACCAGTACCCGTTCGGCAGGATCATCCAGTACGCCAGCGTGGTGAAGGATATCGA from bacterium harbors:
- a CDS encoding VOC family protein; the protein is MTPQKPAIGRRRFLAAAGGALALPVLGLEDLHARAEGEPMLPTPPPFGEVSHLGWVVKDLDKTVAYWEKAGLGSFSVDRDQAIRGQYRGKPLDIRLRWAWATLGGVGIELFQPAAGESLYHEYAARHGEGVQHLAFSLESPEALEAAVERADAAGVTVAQRGTFKNAGGEGLFAYLDTEPTGGLTFELVYDPNQLRERSSGAAPHEDHQYPFGRIIQYASVVKDIDQVCDFYRRLGFPVRGIDRDNAGIGRRYRGEREDFRMHMGWSLAGSTQFEIIQPTAGRSIYKEFLERHGEGFQHIALEVRDMDEAVRLFAERGVEVSQDGAWGKDGKVEGRFAYLDTDAEGGGLTIELLWSKA